A single Vespula vulgaris chromosome 3, iyVesVulg1.1, whole genome shotgun sequence DNA region contains:
- the LOC127062148 gene encoding uncharacterized protein LOC127062148 isoform X27, whose product MKVLTFSLLFLVGYSTAWIFPQTKLGFGGGASAGLSAGKGGANANIGGGINTEFNGVKSGVNVNVGAGLNAGSGKDKAGATVNVGGAVSGGAKGGLGIGANGGVQIGIGGWKPPRIPIPIISWGSQSTSTTTQKSTSPHTTPHPTVPSKPTSPSTVHPTKPSSPKPTSPSSAHPTKPSSPKPTSPSVHSTKPWGSSVSPSSPSSAKPTVTPSSSTSPSTESTTPCEESSSSASPSSSSSAEPTEASSSSASPSDLSTAPYDDSSSPAASSSSSSAEPTEASGSSASPSDESTTPYDDSSSPAASSSEEPTEASGSSASPSDESTAPCDDSSSPAASSSEEPTEGSSSSASPSSSSSAEPTEASGSSSSPSDESTAPCDDSTSPAASSSEEPTEASSSSASPSSSSSEEPTEASSSSASPSSSSSAEPTEASDSSSSPSDESTAPCDDSSSPAASSSEEPTEASSSSASPSSSSSAEPTEASGSSSSPSDESTAPCDDSSSPAASSSEEPTEASSSSASPSSSSSEEPTEASSSSASPSSSSSPEPTEASDSSSSPSDESTTPCDDSSSPAASSSEEPTEASSSSASPSSSSSAEPTEASSSSTSSSSSSPICTCPCTC is encoded by the exons ATGAAGGTATTAACGTTCTCTCTACTCTTTCTTGTGGGCTATAGCACGGCCTGG ATATTTCCACAAACAAAACTAGGATTTGGTGGTGGAGCAAGTGCAGGATTGAGTGCAGGTAAAGGAGGAGCGAATGCAAACATAGGCGGAGGAATAAATACAGAATTCAATGGAGTTAAAAGCGGAGTGAATGTGAACGTAGGCGCAGGATTAAATGCAGGATCGGGAAAAGATAAAGCAGGAGCGACCGTAAACGTAGGCGGAGCAGTAAGTGGAGGAGCCAAAGGAGGATTAGGTATAGGAGCAAATGGAGGAGTGCAAATAGGAATAGGAGGATGGAAACCACCTCGTATACCCATTCCTATAATATCTTGGGGAAGCCAAAGTACTTCGACTACCACTCAAAAGTCTACCTCACCTCATACTACTCCACACCCAACCGTACCATCTAAACCTACTTCGCCCAGTACTGTACACCCAACCAAACCATCCAGTCCTAAAC CTACTTCGCCCAGTAGTGCACACCCAACCAAACCATCCAGTCCTAAACCTACTTCGCCCAGTGTACACTCAACTAAACCATGGGGCAGCTCTGTCTCACCTAGTTCTCCCAGTTCTGCAAAACCGACCGTAACACCTAGCAGCTCAACCTCGCCAAGTACTGAATCTACTACTCCTTGCGAAGAATCTAGCAGCTCTGCTTCACCAAGTTCTTCCAGTTCTGCAGAACCGACTGAAGCATCTAGCAGCTCTGCCTCACCAAGTGATCTATCAACTGCCCCTTATGATGATTCTAGTAGCCCTGCTGCATCAAGTTCTTCCAGTTCCGCAGAACCGACCGAAGCATCTGGCAGCTCTGCTTCACCAAGTGATGAATCCACTACCCCTTATGATGATTCCAGTAGCCCTGCTGCATCCAGTTCTGAAGAACCAACTGAAGCATCTGGCAGCTCTGCCTCACCAAGTGATGAATCTACTGCCCCTTGTGATGATTCCAGTAGCCCTGCTGCATCCAGTTCTGAAGAACCAACCGAAGGATCTAGCAGCTCTGCCTCACCAAGTTCTTCCAGTTCTGCAGAACCGACCGAAGCATCTGGCAGCTCTTCTTCACCAAGTGATGAATCCACTGCCCCTTGTGATGATTCCACTAGCCCTGCTGCATCCAGTTCTGAAGAACCAACCGAAGCATCTAGCAGCTCTGCCTCACCAAGTTCTTCTAGTTCTGAAGAACCAACTGAAGCATCTAGCAGCTCTGCCTCACCAAGTTCTTCCAGTTCTGCAGAACCGACTGAAGCATCTGACAGCTCTTCCTCACCAAGTGATGAATCCACTGCCCCTTGTGATGATTCCAGTAGCCCTGCTGCATCCAGTTCTGAAGAACCAACCGAAGCATCTAGCAGCTCTGCTTCACCAAGTTCTTCCAGTTCTGCAGAACCGACCGAAGCATCTGGCAGCTCTTCTTCACCAAGTGATGAATCCACTGCCCCTTGTGATGATTCCAGTAGCCCTGCTGCATCCAGTTCTGAAGAACCAACCGAAGCATCTAGCAGCTCTGCCTCACCAAGTTCTTCTAGTTCTGAAGAACCAACTGAAGCATCTAGCAGCTCTGCCTCACCAAGTTCTTCTAGTTCTCCTGAACCGACTGAAGCATCTGACAGCTCTTCCTCACCAAGTGATGAATCTACTACCCCTTGTGATGATTCCAGTAGCCCTGCTGCATCCAGTTCTGAAGAACCAACCGAAGCATCTAGCAGCTCTGCTTCACCAAGTTCTTCCAGTTCTGCAGAACCGACCGAAGCATCTAGCAGCTCTACTTCATCAAGTTCTTCCAGTCCGATTTGTACCTGTCCTTGTACTTGTTAG
- the LOC127062148 gene encoding uncharacterized protein LOC127062148 isoform X10, translated as MKVLTFSLLFLVGYSTAWIFPQTKLGFGGGASAGLSAGKGGANANIGGGINTEFNGVKSGVNVNVGAGLNAGSGKDKAGATVNVGGAVSGGAKGGLGIGANGGVQIGIGGWKPPRIPIPIISWGSQSTSTTTQKSTSPHTTPHPTVPSKPTSPSTVHPTKPSSPKPTLPSSVHPTKPSSPKPTWPSTVHPTKPSSPKPTSPSSAHPTKPSSPKPTSPSSAHPTKPSSPKPTSPSSAHPTKPSSPKPTSPSSAHPTKPSSPKPTSPSSAHPTKPSSPKPTSPSSAHPTKPSSPKPTSPSVHSTKPWGSSVSPSSPSSAKPTVTPSSSTSPSTESTTPCEESSSSASPSSSSSAEPTEASSSSASPSDLSTAPYDDSSSPAASSSSSSAEPTEASGSSASPSDESTTPYDDSSSPAASSSEEPTEASGSSASPSDESTAPCDDSSSPAASSSEEPTEGSSSSASPSSSSSAEPTEASGSSSSPSDESTAPCDDSTSPAASSSEEPTEASSSSASPSSSSSEEPTEASSSSASPSSSSSAEPTEASDSSSSPSDESTAPCDDSSSPAASSSEEPTEASSSSASPSSSSSAEPTEASGSSSSPSDESTAPCDDSSSPAASSSEEPTEASSSSASPSSSSSEEPTEASSSSASPSSSSSPEPTEASDSSSSPSDESTTPCDDSSSPAASSSEEPTEASSSSASPSSSSSAEPTEASSSSTSSSSSSPICTCPCTC; from the exons ATGAAGGTATTAACGTTCTCTCTACTCTTTCTTGTGGGCTATAGCACGGCCTGG ATATTTCCACAAACAAAACTAGGATTTGGTGGTGGAGCAAGTGCAGGATTGAGTGCAGGTAAAGGAGGAGCGAATGCAAACATAGGCGGAGGAATAAATACAGAATTCAATGGAGTTAAAAGCGGAGTGAATGTGAACGTAGGCGCAGGATTAAATGCAGGATCGGGAAAAGATAAAGCAGGAGCGACCGTAAACGTAGGCGGAGCAGTAAGTGGAGGAGCCAAAGGAGGATTAGGTATAGGAGCAAATGGAGGAGTGCAAATAGGAATAGGAGGATGGAAACCACCTCGTATACCCATTCCTATAATATCTTGGGGAAGCCAAAGTACTTCGACTACCACTCAAAAGTCTACCTCACCTCATACTACTCCACACCCAACCGTACCATCTAAACCTACTTCGCCCAGTACTGTACACCCAACCAAACCATCCAGTCCTAAACCTACTTTACCCAGTAGTGTACATCCAACCAAACCATCCAGTCCTAAACCTACTTGGCCCAGTACTGTACACCCAACCAAACCATCCAGTCCTAAACCTACTTCACCTAGTAGTGCACACCCAACCAAACCATCCAGTCCTAAAC CTACTTCTCCCAGTAGTGCACATCCAACCAAACCATCCAGTCCTAAACCTACTTCGCCCAGTAGTGCACACCCAACCAAACCATCCAGTCCTAAACCTACTTCACCCAGTAGTGCACACCCAACCAAACCATCCAGTCCTAAACCTACTTCTCCCAGTAGTGCACATCCAACCAAACCATCCAGTCCTAAACCTACTTCGCCCAGTAGTGCACACCCAACCAAACCATCCAGTCCTAAACCTACTTCGCCCAGTGTACACTCAACTAAACCATGGGGCAGCTCTGTCTCACCTAGTTCTCCCAGTTCTGCAAAACCGACCGTAACACCTAGCAGCTCAACCTCGCCAAGTACTGAATCTACTACTCCTTGCGAAGAATCTAGCAGCTCTGCTTCACCAAGTTCTTCCAGTTCTGCAGAACCGACTGAAGCATCTAGCAGCTCTGCCTCACCAAGTGATCTATCAACTGCCCCTTATGATGATTCTAGTAGCCCTGCTGCATCAAGTTCTTCCAGTTCCGCAGAACCGACCGAAGCATCTGGCAGCTCTGCTTCACCAAGTGATGAATCCACTACCCCTTATGATGATTCCAGTAGCCCTGCTGCATCCAGTTCTGAAGAACCAACTGAAGCATCTGGCAGCTCTGCCTCACCAAGTGATGAATCTACTGCCCCTTGTGATGATTCCAGTAGCCCTGCTGCATCCAGTTCTGAAGAACCAACCGAAGGATCTAGCAGCTCTGCCTCACCAAGTTCTTCCAGTTCTGCAGAACCGACCGAAGCATCTGGCAGCTCTTCTTCACCAAGTGATGAATCCACTGCCCCTTGTGATGATTCCACTAGCCCTGCTGCATCCAGTTCTGAAGAACCAACCGAAGCATCTAGCAGCTCTGCCTCACCAAGTTCTTCTAGTTCTGAAGAACCAACTGAAGCATCTAGCAGCTCTGCCTCACCAAGTTCTTCCAGTTCTGCAGAACCGACTGAAGCATCTGACAGCTCTTCCTCACCAAGTGATGAATCCACTGCCCCTTGTGATGATTCCAGTAGCCCTGCTGCATCCAGTTCTGAAGAACCAACCGAAGCATCTAGCAGCTCTGCTTCACCAAGTTCTTCCAGTTCTGCAGAACCGACCGAAGCATCTGGCAGCTCTTCTTCACCAAGTGATGAATCCACTGCCCCTTGTGATGATTCCAGTAGCCCTGCTGCATCCAGTTCTGAAGAACCAACCGAAGCATCTAGCAGCTCTGCCTCACCAAGTTCTTCTAGTTCTGAAGAACCAACTGAAGCATCTAGCAGCTCTGCCTCACCAAGTTCTTCTAGTTCTCCTGAACCGACTGAAGCATCTGACAGCTCTTCCTCACCAAGTGATGAATCTACTACCCCTTGTGATGATTCCAGTAGCCCTGCTGCATCCAGTTCTGAAGAACCAACCGAAGCATCTAGCAGCTCTGCTTCACCAAGTTCTTCCAGTTCTGCAGAACCGACCGAAGCATCTAGCAGCTCTACTTCATCAAGTTCTTCCAGTCCGATTTGTACCTGTCCTTGTACTTGTTAG
- the LOC127062148 gene encoding uncharacterized protein LOC127062148 isoform X6 → MKVLTFSLLFLVGYSTAWIFPQTKLGFGGGASAGLSAGKGGANANIGGGINTEFNGVKSGVNVNVGAGLNAGSGKDKAGATVNVGGAVSGGAKGGLGIGANGGVQIGIGGWKPPRIPIPIISWGSQSTSTTTQKSTSPHTTPHPTVPSKPTSPSTVHPTKPSSPKPTLPSSVHPTKPSSPKPTWPSTVHPTKPSSPKPTSPSSAHPTKPSSPKPTSPSSAHPTKPSSPKPTSPSSAHPTKPSSPKPTSPSSAHPTKPSSPKPTSPSSAHPTKPSSPKPTSPSSAHPTKPSSPKPTSPSSAHPTKPSSPKPTSPSVHSTKPWGSSVSPSSPSSAKPTVTPSSSTSPSTESTTPCEESSSSASPSSSSSAEPTEASSSSASPSDLSTAPYDDSSSPAASSSSSSAEPTEASGSSASPSDESTTPYDDSSSPAASSSEEPTEASGSSASPSDESTAPCDDSSSPAASSSEEPTEGSSSSASPSSSSSAEPTEASGSSSSPSDESTAPCDDSTSPAASSSEEPTEASSSSASPSSSSSEEPTEASSSSASPSSSSSAEPTEASDSSSSPSDESTAPCDDSSSPAASSSEEPTEASSSSASPSSSSSAEPTEASGSSSSPSDESTAPCDDSSSPAASSSEEPTEASSSSASPSSSSSEEPTEASSSSASPSSSSSPEPTEASDSSSSPSDESTTPCDDSSSPAASSSEEPTEASSSSASPSSSSSAEPTEASSSSTSSSSSSPICTCPCTC, encoded by the exons ATGAAGGTATTAACGTTCTCTCTACTCTTTCTTGTGGGCTATAGCACGGCCTGG ATATTTCCACAAACAAAACTAGGATTTGGTGGTGGAGCAAGTGCAGGATTGAGTGCAGGTAAAGGAGGAGCGAATGCAAACATAGGCGGAGGAATAAATACAGAATTCAATGGAGTTAAAAGCGGAGTGAATGTGAACGTAGGCGCAGGATTAAATGCAGGATCGGGAAAAGATAAAGCAGGAGCGACCGTAAACGTAGGCGGAGCAGTAAGTGGAGGAGCCAAAGGAGGATTAGGTATAGGAGCAAATGGAGGAGTGCAAATAGGAATAGGAGGATGGAAACCACCTCGTATACCCATTCCTATAATATCTTGGGGAAGCCAAAGTACTTCGACTACCACTCAAAAGTCTACCTCACCTCATACTACTCCACACCCAACCGTACCATCTAAACCTACTTCGCCCAGTACTGTACACCCAACCAAACCATCCAGTCCTAAACCTACTTTACCCAGTAGTGTACATCCAACCAAACCATCCAGTCCTAAACCTACTTGGCCCAGTACTGTACACCCAACCAAACCATCCAGTCCTAAACCTACTTCACCTAGTAGTGCACACCCAACCAAACCATCCAGTCCTAAACCTACTTCGCCCAGTAGTGCACACCCAACCAAACCATCCAGTCCTAAAC CTACTTCTCCCAGTAGTGCACATCCAACCAAACCATCCAGTCCTAAACCTACTTCGCCCAGTAGTGCACACCCAACCAAACCATCCAGTCCTAAACCTACTTCACCCAGTAGTGCACACCCAACCAAACCATCCAGTCCTAAACCTACTTCTCCCAGTAGTGCACATCCAACCAAACCATCCAGTCCTAAACCTACTTCGCCCAGTAGTGCACACCCAACCAAACCATCCAGTCCTAAACCTACTTCGCCCAGTGTACACTCAACTAAACCATGGGGCAGCTCTGTCTCACCTAGTTCTCCCAGTTCTGCAAAACCGACCGTAACACCTAGCAGCTCAACCTCGCCAAGTACTGAATCTACTACTCCTTGCGAAGAATCTAGCAGCTCTGCTTCACCAAGTTCTTCCAGTTCTGCAGAACCGACTGAAGCATCTAGCAGCTCTGCCTCACCAAGTGATCTATCAACTGCCCCTTATGATGATTCTAGTAGCCCTGCTGCATCAAGTTCTTCCAGTTCCGCAGAACCGACCGAAGCATCTGGCAGCTCTGCTTCACCAAGTGATGAATCCACTACCCCTTATGATGATTCCAGTAGCCCTGCTGCATCCAGTTCTGAAGAACCAACTGAAGCATCTGGCAGCTCTGCCTCACCAAGTGATGAATCTACTGCCCCTTGTGATGATTCCAGTAGCCCTGCTGCATCCAGTTCTGAAGAACCAACCGAAGGATCTAGCAGCTCTGCCTCACCAAGTTCTTCCAGTTCTGCAGAACCGACCGAAGCATCTGGCAGCTCTTCTTCACCAAGTGATGAATCCACTGCCCCTTGTGATGATTCCACTAGCCCTGCTGCATCCAGTTCTGAAGAACCAACCGAAGCATCTAGCAGCTCTGCCTCACCAAGTTCTTCTAGTTCTGAAGAACCAACTGAAGCATCTAGCAGCTCTGCCTCACCAAGTTCTTCCAGTTCTGCAGAACCGACTGAAGCATCTGACAGCTCTTCCTCACCAAGTGATGAATCCACTGCCCCTTGTGATGATTCCAGTAGCCCTGCTGCATCCAGTTCTGAAGAACCAACCGAAGCATCTAGCAGCTCTGCTTCACCAAGTTCTTCCAGTTCTGCAGAACCGACCGAAGCATCTGGCAGCTCTTCTTCACCAAGTGATGAATCCACTGCCCCTTGTGATGATTCCAGTAGCCCTGCTGCATCCAGTTCTGAAGAACCAACCGAAGCATCTAGCAGCTCTGCCTCACCAAGTTCTTCTAGTTCTGAAGAACCAACTGAAGCATCTAGCAGCTCTGCCTCACCAAGTTCTTCTAGTTCTCCTGAACCGACTGAAGCATCTGACAGCTCTTCCTCACCAAGTGATGAATCTACTACCCCTTGTGATGATTCCAGTAGCCCTGCTGCATCCAGTTCTGAAGAACCAACCGAAGCATCTAGCAGCTCTGCTTCACCAAGTTCTTCCAGTTCTGCAGAACCGACCGAAGCATCTAGCAGCTCTACTTCATCAAGTTCTTCCAGTCCGATTTGTACCTGTCCTTGTACTTGTTAG
- the LOC127062148 gene encoding uncharacterized protein LOC127062148 isoform X2, which translates to MKVLTFSLLFLVGYSTAWIFPQTKLGFGGGASAGLSAGKGGANANIGGGINTEFNGVKSGVNVNVGAGLNAGSGKDKAGATVNVGGAVSGGAKGGLGIGANGGVQIGIGGWKPPRIPIPIISWGSQSTSTTTQKSTSPHTTPHPTVPSKPTSPSTVHPTKPSSPKPTLPSSVHPTKPSSPKPTWPSTVHPTKPSSPKPTSPSSAHPTKPSSPKPTSPSSAHPTKPSSPKPTSPSSAHPTKPSSPKPTSPSSAHPTKPSSPKPTSPSSAHPTKPSSPKPTSPSSAHPTKPSSPKPTSPSSAHPTKPSSPKPTSPSVHSTKPWGSSVSPSSPSSAKPTVTPSSSTSPSTESTTPCEESSSSASPSSSSSAEPTEASSSSASPSDLSTAPYDDSSSPAASSSSSSAEPTEASGSSASPSDESTTPYDDSSSPAASSSEEPTEASGSSASPSDESTAPCDDSSSPAASSSEEPTEGSSSSASPSSSSSAEPTEASGSSSSPSDESTAPCDDSTSPAASSSEEPTEASSSSASPSSSSSEEPTEASSSSASPSSSSSAEPTEASDSSSSPSDESTAPCDDSSSPAASSSEEPTEASSSSASPSSSSSAEPTEASGSSSSPSDESTAPCDDSSSPAASSSEEPTEASSSSASPSSSSSEEPTEASSSSASPSSSSSPEPTEASDSSSSPSDESTTPCDDSSSPAASSSEEPTEASSSSASPSSSSSAEPTEASSSSTSSSSSSPICTCPCTC; encoded by the exons ATGAAGGTATTAACGTTCTCTCTACTCTTTCTTGTGGGCTATAGCACGGCCTGG ATATTTCCACAAACAAAACTAGGATTTGGTGGTGGAGCAAGTGCAGGATTGAGTGCAGGTAAAGGAGGAGCGAATGCAAACATAGGCGGAGGAATAAATACAGAATTCAATGGAGTTAAAAGCGGAGTGAATGTGAACGTAGGCGCAGGATTAAATGCAGGATCGGGAAAAGATAAAGCAGGAGCGACCGTAAACGTAGGCGGAGCAGTAAGTGGAGGAGCCAAAGGAGGATTAGGTATAGGAGCAAATGGAGGAGTGCAAATAGGAATAGGAGGATGGAAACCACCTCGTATACCCATTCCTATAATATCTTGGGGAAGCCAAAGTACTTCGACTACCACTCAAAAGTCTACCTCACCTCATACTACTCCACACCCAACCGTACCATCTAAACCTACTTCGCCCAGTACTGTACACCCAACCAAACCATCCAGTCCTAAACCTACTTTACCCAGTAGTGTACATCCAACCAAACCATCCAGTCCTAAACCTACTTGGCCCAGTACTGTACACCCAACCAAACCATCCAGTCCTAAACCTACTTCACCTAGTAGTGCACACCCAACCAAACCATCCAGTCCTAAACCTACTTCGCCCAGTAGTGCACACCCAACCAAACCATCCAGTCCTAAACCTACTTCTCCCAGTAGTGCACACCCAACCAAACCATCCAGTCCTAAACCTACTTCTCCCAGTAGTGCACATCCAACCAAACCATCCAGTCCTAAACCTACTTCGCCCAGTAGTGCACACCCAACCAAACCATCCAGTCCTAAAC CTACTTCTCCCAGTAGTGCACATCCAACCAAACCATCCAGTCCTAAACCTACTTCGCCCAGTAGTGCACACCCAACCAAACCATCCAGTCCTAAACCTACTTCGCCCAGTGTACACTCAACTAAACCATGGGGCAGCTCTGTCTCACCTAGTTCTCCCAGTTCTGCAAAACCGACCGTAACACCTAGCAGCTCAACCTCGCCAAGTACTGAATCTACTACTCCTTGCGAAGAATCTAGCAGCTCTGCTTCACCAAGTTCTTCCAGTTCTGCAGAACCGACTGAAGCATCTAGCAGCTCTGCCTCACCAAGTGATCTATCAACTGCCCCTTATGATGATTCTAGTAGCCCTGCTGCATCAAGTTCTTCCAGTTCCGCAGAACCGACCGAAGCATCTGGCAGCTCTGCTTCACCAAGTGATGAATCCACTACCCCTTATGATGATTCCAGTAGCCCTGCTGCATCCAGTTCTGAAGAACCAACTGAAGCATCTGGCAGCTCTGCCTCACCAAGTGATGAATCTACTGCCCCTTGTGATGATTCCAGTAGCCCTGCTGCATCCAGTTCTGAAGAACCAACCGAAGGATCTAGCAGCTCTGCCTCACCAAGTTCTTCCAGTTCTGCAGAACCGACCGAAGCATCTGGCAGCTCTTCTTCACCAAGTGATGAATCCACTGCCCCTTGTGATGATTCCACTAGCCCTGCTGCATCCAGTTCTGAAGAACCAACCGAAGCATCTAGCAGCTCTGCCTCACCAAGTTCTTCTAGTTCTGAAGAACCAACTGAAGCATCTAGCAGCTCTGCCTCACCAAGTTCTTCCAGTTCTGCAGAACCGACTGAAGCATCTGACAGCTCTTCCTCACCAAGTGATGAATCCACTGCCCCTTGTGATGATTCCAGTAGCCCTGCTGCATCCAGTTCTGAAGAACCAACCGAAGCATCTAGCAGCTCTGCTTCACCAAGTTCTTCCAGTTCTGCAGAACCGACCGAAGCATCTGGCAGCTCTTCTTCACCAAGTGATGAATCCACTGCCCCTTGTGATGATTCCAGTAGCCCTGCTGCATCCAGTTCTGAAGAACCAACCGAAGCATCTAGCAGCTCTGCCTCACCAAGTTCTTCTAGTTCTGAAGAACCAACTGAAGCATCTAGCAGCTCTGCCTCACCAAGTTCTTCTAGTTCTCCTGAACCGACTGAAGCATCTGACAGCTCTTCCTCACCAAGTGATGAATCTACTACCCCTTGTGATGATTCCAGTAGCCCTGCTGCATCCAGTTCTGAAGAACCAACCGAAGCATCTAGCAGCTCTGCTTCACCAAGTTCTTCCAGTTCTGCAGAACCGACCGAAGCATCTAGCAGCTCTACTTCATCAAGTTCTTCCAGTCCGATTTGTACCTGTCCTTGTACTTGTTAG
- the LOC127062148 gene encoding uncharacterized protein LOC127062148 isoform X26 — translation MKVLTFSLLFLVGYSTAWIFPQTKLGFGGGASAGLSAGKGGANANIGGGINTEFNGVKSGVNVNVGAGLNAGSGKDKAGATVNVGGAVSGGAKGGLGIGANGGVQIGIGGWKPPRIPIPIISWGSQSTSTTTQKSTSPHTTPHPTVPSKPTSPSTVHPTKPSSPKPTSPSSAHPTKPSSPKPTSPSSAHPTKPSSPKPTSPSVHSTKPWGSSVSPSSPSSAKPTVTPSSSTSPSTESTTPCEESSSSASPSSSSSAEPTEASSSSASPSDLSTAPYDDSSSPAASSSSSSAEPTEASGSSASPSDESTTPYDDSSSPAASSSEEPTEASGSSASPSDESTAPCDDSSSPAASSSEEPTEGSSSSASPSSSSSAEPTEASGSSSSPSDESTAPCDDSTSPAASSSEEPTEASSSSASPSSSSSEEPTEASSSSASPSSSSSAEPTEASDSSSSPSDESTAPCDDSSSPAASSSEEPTEASSSSASPSSSSSAEPTEASGSSSSPSDESTAPCDDSSSPAASSSEEPTEASSSSASPSSSSSEEPTEASSSSASPSSSSSPEPTEASDSSSSPSDESTTPCDDSSSPAASSSEEPTEASSSSASPSSSSSAEPTEASSSSTSSSSSSPICTCPCTC, via the exons ATGAAGGTATTAACGTTCTCTCTACTCTTTCTTGTGGGCTATAGCACGGCCTGG ATATTTCCACAAACAAAACTAGGATTTGGTGGTGGAGCAAGTGCAGGATTGAGTGCAGGTAAAGGAGGAGCGAATGCAAACATAGGCGGAGGAATAAATACAGAATTCAATGGAGTTAAAAGCGGAGTGAATGTGAACGTAGGCGCAGGATTAAATGCAGGATCGGGAAAAGATAAAGCAGGAGCGACCGTAAACGTAGGCGGAGCAGTAAGTGGAGGAGCCAAAGGAGGATTAGGTATAGGAGCAAATGGAGGAGTGCAAATAGGAATAGGAGGATGGAAACCACCTCGTATACCCATTCCTATAATATCTTGGGGAAGCCAAAGTACTTCGACTACCACTCAAAAGTCTACCTCACCTCATACTACTCCACACCCAACCGTACCATCTAAACCTACTTCGCCCAGTACTGTACACCCAACCAAACCATCCAGTCCTAAAC CTACTTCTCCCAGTAGTGCACATCCAACCAAACCATCCAGTCCTAAACCTACTTCGCCCAGTAGTGCACACCCAACCAAACCATCCAGTCCTAAACCTACTTCGCCCAGTGTACACTCAACTAAACCATGGGGCAGCTCTGTCTCACCTAGTTCTCCCAGTTCTGCAAAACCGACCGTAACACCTAGCAGCTCAACCTCGCCAAGTACTGAATCTACTACTCCTTGCGAAGAATCTAGCAGCTCTGCTTCACCAAGTTCTTCCAGTTCTGCAGAACCGACTGAAGCATCTAGCAGCTCTGCCTCACCAAGTGATCTATCAACTGCCCCTTATGATGATTCTAGTAGCCCTGCTGCATCAAGTTCTTCCAGTTCCGCAGAACCGACCGAAGCATCTGGCAGCTCTGCTTCACCAAGTGATGAATCCACTACCCCTTATGATGATTCCAGTAGCCCTGCTGCATCCAGTTCTGAAGAACCAACTGAAGCATCTGGCAGCTCTGCCTCACCAAGTGATGAATCTACTGCCCCTTGTGATGATTCCAGTAGCCCTGCTGCATCCAGTTCTGAAGAACCAACCGAAGGATCTAGCAGCTCTGCCTCACCAAGTTCTTCCAGTTCTGCAGAACCGACCGAAGCATCTGGCAGCTCTTCTTCACCAAGTGATGAATCCACTGCCCCTTGTGATGATTCCACTAGCCCTGCTGCATCCAGTTCTGAAGAACCAACCGAAGCATCTAGCAGCTCTGCCTCACCAAGTTCTTCTAGTTCTGAAGAACCAACTGAAGCATCTAGCAGCTCTGCCTCACCAAGTTCTTCCAGTTCTGCAGAACCGACTGAAGCATCTGACAGCTCTTCCTCACCAAGTGATGAATCCACTGCCCCTTGTGATGATTCCAGTAGCCCTGCTGCATCCAGTTCTGAAGAACCAACCGAAGCATCTAGCAGCTCTGCTTCACCAAGTTCTTCCAGTTCTGCAGAACCGACCGAAGCATCTGGCAGCTCTTCTTCACCAAGTGATGAATCCACTGCCCCTTGTGATGATTCCAGTAGCCCTGCTGCATCCAGTTCTGAAGAACCAACCGAAGCATCTAGCAGCTCTGCCTCACCAAGTTCTTCTAGTTCTGAAGAACCAACTGAAGCATCTAGCAGCTCTGCCTCACCAAGTTCTTCTAGTTCTCCTGAACCGACTGAAGCATCTGACAGCTCTTCCTCACCAAGTGATGAATCTACTACCCCTTGTGATGATTCCAGTAGCCCTGCTGCATCCAGTTCTGAAGAACCAACCGAAGCATCTAGCAGCTCTGCTTCACCAAGTTCTTCCAGTTCTGCAGAACCGACCGAAGCATCTAGCAGCTCTACTTCATCAAGTTCTTCCAGTCCGATTTGTACCTGTCCTTGTACTTGTTAG